Part of the Athalia rosae chromosome 2, iyAthRosa1.1, whole genome shotgun sequence genome, AGTGAATGCTACGAATGAGTAAGAGAGAAATACCAAATCGAGGGCGGGGCTTCGAGTCTTCGCACACTGACGTTAAGCTATAAGCCATTGTGTGTGATTGTGTTCAAGTGTGAGTGCACACAGATGTGAACGCTACTGCACTGCCAGCTGCTGGTCGGGGTGCAGTACTAATCTCGGGGTACACTGAATTGAGCTTCAAAGCCGCCTATGCTCCTGTTCTTCTATataagtctgaattcgttgctgGAGATCCTATACAACGGAACACGGGATTATATCAGTGTTAAAAATGCGTTAAAATGTCAAAAGTAACTCGTGACTCGAtttctacatatgtatagttcgAAGCTCGCTACGCTTAAATCATTCAAACAAGTGAGAAGTTCCGGTGTCGCCGTTCAGCTCAGTAATAATCGAAATATTCAGTATGAAGATTGTACATGGAATTTTTAGTAGAAACTTTCAAAATTCACTATTAAATGCACTGACGAAAATTCTCAGCGTTCAAAATGCGACGTACATCAGGTCGGCAATGCAGTTACGTAAATGAAAATGGTCCCTAACCTAGCATAACCTGTAAAGCCAATGTTATTGTTAGATTTGACAAAATATGATAATTGGAAACTTGCATTTATAAGCCAATAGAAGGATGGTGACACATATTtaagaaatattattcatcAACTCAATCTCTGCTCGTGAAACGAGCGATTCTGTCTAATCTCCGCATCGAAACATTTCTTTGTCCTAGATTGGCGGAGGTAGGAAAATTAGAAACACCCAAATTACAGGGAAAATATGAGACGGGACAGCTGATTCTCCATAGAGTCTTTGGCTATCGTGGCGTCATATTGTTTCCTTGGCTGGCACGAGTCTATGATAGAGATGTGCCGAGTAAAAAAGAAGGGTACGTCGTTATTGCTTTTAATGATATTGTTAAAAGATCCAGCGGCATACCAAACAAACCCCATGTCATGCATTGCACTAGACTCCATTGACTCATACCAAAGTCAATTAGCATTTAGCATGTACATCTTCATAAAGCTTTTATATATTCTGTGATATCAATTGGATGAACATAATGTCCTTAGTTATTTCAGTCATGCAGAAGACAATTCATCCAGTACATTCTAAAAGTGCAATTCATAAAATGTATGCATTTGTTTTGTTGAATGTTTAGGATCAGTAAAAATCATGAAAGTTTGCTTCTAACAGCTCCAATTTTACTTATAATATAGCACCGAGGATGGAAAATTTAACAGCGTCAGTAAAGAGGTTAAAAGCAGAACACACACTTTCTACCAAGTTTTGATCGACCAGCGGGATTGTCCATACATTGTGAGTTTTGTTGCGTAATTCACTACTCAAAAATTCGGTAGCACTAGCAAGTGAGTGACAGCATTAATACTTTTGCCATCAATACCTGTTAAACGCTGCaacatcattcatttttctgatACATTAATGATTTGTATAGAGATAATCTCTTGTCAAATATCTTGCTGAAACTAAGGGGCTGATGTCCAATTAATAGTTTTTTGCTGAACCTGAATATTGCAGCATATATGACTGACTGATACTTCATAATGCAGCCTTATCTGCTTCTTTTGATTGCAATCCGACTTAGAAAAGTTTTCTTCTCCAATCTGAATAGTTCCACGATTTGAATTCCTTGAAACTTGGGCATATGggtgttattttaatttttctattgatGTATGTTTTTGAAGAGAGCGCAAACAGAAGCAGTCACATTCTTGGGCAACCATGAGAGTAGTCGTAGTCTGTATGCAATTCCTGGGTTGGATTATGTTGCACATGAGGACATATTACCGTACTCAACCAATGAGAAAGCAGCGTTGCAGCATGAATTATTTGACAAGTTTTTAGCATATCACCAGGAAAGAGATCCACCATTCATAGCACAGGAAACCCTCAGAgcctggcaaaaaaaaaatcatccatgGCTGGAGTTGTCTGACGTTCACAAGGAGACAACAGAAAATATCCGAGTCACAGTCATACCATTCTATATGGGATGCCGGGAAAGTCAAACTACCTCTGTGTATTGGGTAGGTTTAGTAGTGATAAGAATGcatgcttatttttttttcgagaatatATTCACAGCCTGATGATAGCAACTCAAACTTGTATCGAGATGATATAACAAATGATACCAAACACATCCAAATgaagtataaatattatttcctTCGTAAATGgtgatattaattttctttcttcctttcatcAAGTGGCGGTATTGTATTCGCTTGGAAAACTTAGGTGACATGAGTGTGCAGCTGAGAGAACGACATTGGCGGATATTTAGTTTATCAGGGACAC contains:
- the LOC105694040 gene encoding polymerase delta-interacting protein 2 isoform X3; protein product: MYSSKLATLKSFKQVRSSGVAVQLSNNRNIQLAEVGKLETPKLQGKYETGQLILHRVFGYRGVILFPWLARVYDRDVPSKKEGTEDGKFNSVSKEVKSRTHTFYQVLIDQRDCPYIRAQTEAVTFLGNHESSRSLYAIPGLDYVAHEDILPYSTNEKAALQHELFDKFLAYHQERDPPFIAQETLRAWQKKNHPWLELSDVHKETTENIRVTVIPFYMGCRESQTTSVYWWRYCIRLENLGDMSVQLRERHWRIFSLSGTLETVRGRGVVGQEPVLSKTLPAFQYSSHVSLQAPSGHMWGTFRMEREDGYAFDCRIPPFSLESKTEDPPTPNAES
- the LOC105694040 gene encoding polymerase delta-interacting protein 2 isoform X1 — encoded protein: MKIVHGIFSRNFQNSLLNALTKILSVQNATYIRSAMQLAEVGKLETPKLQGKYETGQLILHRVFGYRGVILFPWLARVYDRDVPSKKEGTEDGKFNSVSKEVKSRTHTFYQVLIDQRDCPYIRAQTEAVTFLGNHESSRSLYAIPGLDYVAHEDILPYSTNEKAALQHELFDKFLAYHQERDPPFIAQETLRAWQKKNHPWLELSDVHKETTENIRVTVIPFYMGCRESQTTSVYWWRYCIRLENLGDMSVQLRERHWRIFSLSGTLETVRGRGVVGQEPVLSKTLPAFQYSSHVSLQAPSGHMWGTFRMEREDGYAFDCRIPPFSLESKTEDPPTPNAES
- the LOC105694040 gene encoding polymerase delta-interacting protein 2 isoform X2 is translated as MKIVHGIFSRNFQNSLLNALTKILSVQNATYIRLAEVGKLETPKLQGKYETGQLILHRVFGYRGVILFPWLARVYDRDVPSKKEGTEDGKFNSVSKEVKSRTHTFYQVLIDQRDCPYIRAQTEAVTFLGNHESSRSLYAIPGLDYVAHEDILPYSTNEKAALQHELFDKFLAYHQERDPPFIAQETLRAWQKKNHPWLELSDVHKETTENIRVTVIPFYMGCRESQTTSVYWWRYCIRLENLGDMSVQLRERHWRIFSLSGTLETVRGRGVVGQEPVLSKTLPAFQYSSHVSLQAPSGHMWGTFRMEREDGYAFDCRIPPFSLESKTEDPPTPNAES